In Vagococcus hydrophili, one DNA window encodes the following:
- a CDS encoding metal ABC transporter ATP-binding protein: MNTTTASFEMCEELTNKPIDVSNMTVAYQHKKAIEEVTVSIEPGKITGIIGPNGAGKSTLLKAVIGLIKTESGEVTVSGKSLDVIRKKIAYVEQRSAIDLTFPIKVDEVVLLGTFPNLGLFRRPKKAQKEKVMECLKQVKMEDFSKRQIGNLSGGQLQRVFIARALAQEADIIFLDEPFVGIDMVSEKVIVDLLKELRNQGKTIVIVHHDLHKTREYFDNLIILNKKLVASGSVDTTFVTKNIQAAYGDSMGEIVIKGVND, encoded by the coding sequence ATGAATACAACAACAGCATCTTTTGAGATGTGTGAAGAATTAACTAATAAGCCAATTGATGTATCAAACATGACTGTGGCTTATCAACATAAAAAAGCAATCGAAGAAGTAACTGTATCGATTGAACCAGGAAAAATCACAGGGATTATTGGACCAAATGGTGCAGGAAAATCAACGCTATTAAAAGCAGTAATTGGTTTAATCAAAACAGAATCAGGGGAAGTTACTGTTTCTGGCAAGTCATTAGATGTTATCAGAAAGAAAATTGCTTATGTGGAACAAAGAAGCGCCATTGATTTAACATTTCCAATTAAAGTCGATGAAGTGGTACTATTAGGAACATTTCCTAATCTAGGGTTGTTTAGAAGACCTAAGAAAGCGCAAAAAGAAAAAGTAATGGAATGCTTAAAACAAGTGAAGATGGAAGATTTTTCAAAACGACAAATCGGTAATCTATCTGGTGGACAATTACAACGTGTCTTTATCGCTAGAGCTTTAGCGCAAGAAGCGGATATTATTTTTTTAGATGAACCATTTGTTGGGATTGATATGGTGAGTGAAAAAGTCATTGTTGACCTACTCAAAGAATTAAGAAATCAAGGTAAGACAATTGTCATCGTCCATCATGATTTACATAAAACACGTGAGTACTTTGATAATTTAATTATTTTAAACAAAAAATTAGTCGCATCAGGAAGTGTCGACACAACTTTTGTCACTAAAAATATCCAAGCAGCATATGGGGATTCGATGGGTGAAATTGTTATAAAAGGAGTGAATGACTAA
- a CDS encoding metal ABC transporter permease — MIQNFINGLIQYEFLQNALMTSIIVGVVSGVIGSFIILRGMSLMGDAISHAVLPGVAVSYIVGANFMIGASIFGVAAAGLIGFVTQKSKLKSDTAIGIVFSSFFALGIILISFAQSSTDLYHILFGNVLAVRPSDLYTTLGVAVAVILFVALFYKELLVSSFDPVMAKAYGLKVQVIHYALMFFLTLVAVSSLQTVGTVLVVAMLVTPAATAYLLTDRLSVMIFLSSLIGGISAVVGLFFSYSYNLASGATIVLTTAVFFIIAFIFSPKQGFIFKKKEVVIIEEV; from the coding sequence ATGATACAAAATTTTATTAATGGGTTAATACAGTATGAATTTTTACAAAATGCGTTGATGACGTCAATCATCGTTGGTGTGGTATCGGGTGTTATTGGAAGTTTTATTATTCTTAGAGGAATGTCTCTCATGGGGGATGCAATATCTCATGCGGTATTACCTGGGGTTGCGGTAAGTTATATTGTGGGAGCTAATTTCATGATTGGTGCTTCAATCTTTGGTGTTGCAGCAGCTGGTTTAATTGGCTTTGTGACACAAAAGAGTAAATTAAAGAGTGATACAGCCATTGGGATTGTTTTTAGTTCATTCTTTGCTTTAGGGATTATTTTAATCTCATTTGCTCAAAGTTCTACCGATTTATATCACATTTTATTTGGGAATGTATTAGCAGTGCGACCAAGTGATCTATACACAACATTAGGTGTTGCGGTTGCTGTTATCCTGTTTGTCGCACTATTTTATAAAGAATTACTTGTCAGCTCATTCGATCCAGTAATGGCTAAAGCTTACGGATTAAAAGTCCAAGTAATCCACTATGCGTTAATGTTTTTCTTAACACTTGTGGCAGTATCTTCACTACAAACAGTAGGGACTGTTTTAGTTGTTGCCATGTTAGTAACACCAGCTGCGACAGCTTATTTATTAACAGATAGATTGTCAGTCATGATTTTCTTATCAAGTTTAATTGGTGGTATTAGTGCGGTAGTAGGATTGTTTTTCAGCTATTCGTACAACTTGGCTTCAGGAGCAACGATCGTTTTAACAACAGCGGTGTTCTTTATCATAGCATTTATTTTTTCACCAAAACAAGGATTTATATTTAAAAAGAAAGAGGTCGTTATTATTGAAGAAGTTTAA
- a CDS encoding metal ABC transporter substrate-binding protein, producing MKKFKVLLISLISALAVFTLAGCAQGGSSKADSKKEDEGKLKIVATNSILADMAEQVGKDKVSIHSIVPRGTDPHEFEPLPEDIAKATDADIIFYNGLNLETGGDGWFMKLMKTSKKEEGKDYFVTSKDVKPMYLTSKGQESEQDPHAWLSLANGIIYVNNIKDVLVEKDPENKEFYEKNAKEYTNELQALHDKNVERYKDIPEDKNLLVTSEGAFKYYSEAYGTKAAYIWEINTESQGTPEQMSQIIDEIKETKVPALFVEQSVDPRSMESVSRETKIPIFDTIFTDSLAKEGETGDTYITMMTWNLDKIHEGLTK from the coding sequence TTGAAGAAGTTTAAAGTCTTATTAATCAGTTTAATCTCCGCACTAGCTGTTTTCACATTAGCAGGTTGTGCTCAGGGAGGCTCATCTAAAGCAGATAGTAAAAAAGAAGATGAGGGAAAATTAAAAATTGTAGCGACAAACTCAATCTTAGCTGACATGGCTGAACAAGTTGGAAAAGATAAAGTATCTATTCATAGTATTGTACCTCGTGGGACAGATCCTCATGAATTTGAACCTTTGCCAGAAGATATTGCCAAAGCGACAGATGCAGACATTATTTTCTACAATGGGTTAAACCTTGAAACGGGTGGCGATGGCTGGTTCATGAAGTTAATGAAAACATCTAAAAAAGAAGAAGGTAAAGATTACTTTGTGACAAGTAAAGATGTGAAACCAATGTACTTAACAAGTAAAGGTCAAGAAAGTGAACAAGATCCTCATGCTTGGTTATCCTTAGCTAATGGTATTATCTACGTGAACAATATTAAAGATGTCTTAGTCGAAAAAGACCCAGAAAATAAAGAGTTTTATGAGAAAAATGCTAAAGAATATACAAATGAATTACAAGCACTACATGATAAAAATGTAGAACGTTACAAAGATATTCCAGAGGATAAAAATCTGTTAGTAACAAGTGAAGGTGCCTTTAAGTATTATTCAGAAGCCTACGGAACTAAAGCAGCTTATATTTGGGAAATCAACACAGAAAGTCAAGGAACACCAGAACAAATGAGTCAAATTATCGATGAAATTAAAGAAACAAAGGTACCTGCTTTGTTCGTTGAACAGAGTGTAGATCCAAGAAGTATGGAATCTGTTTCAAGAGAAACGAAAATTCCTATTTTTGATACTATCTTCACTGATTCTTTAGCTAAAGAGGGAGAAACAGGAGATACATATATTACTATGATGACTTGGAATTTAGATAAGATACATGAAGGATTAACGAAATAA